The Pseudomonas putida nucleotide sequence GGCGCGGCCATCTATTACCGCAAGATCCCGGTGGGTGAAGTGGTGTCCTATGGCTTGCAGGACGATGGCAAGGGCGTCGAGATCGGCATCTTCGTGCAGTCGCCCTACGACAACTTCGTCACAGGCGACACCCGATTCTGGAATGCCAGCGGTGTCGACATGCAGATCGGCGCCAATGGCCTGAAGGTCGATACCGAGTCGTTGTCGTCCATCCTGATCGGCGGGCTGGCCTTTGGTTCTCCCGACTTTACCGCGGATGTTCAGCCGGCAGCGGACCAGACGCACTTCCAGCTGTTTGCCGATCGTGATGCGGCACTGGCACCGCCACACGGCAAGGGGCAGTACCTGCAGCTGCGCTTCGACCAGTCCATGCGCGGGCTGTCAGTGGGCGCTCCGGTAGAGTTCAAGGGCGTGGAGTTTGGCCGGGTCACTTCGATCAAACTGGATTACGACCCGGTGAAACAGATCTTCCCGGTGGTGGTGGATGCGGTGATCTACCCGCAGCGGCTCGGCCCGGTGCATCAGAAGATGCTGGCGGTGTTCAAGCACACCGAGGGTGACCTCAACGGCGCACGGCAGCTGATCGGCACCTTCGTCGAGCATGGCCTGCGGGCGCAGGCGCGCAGTGGCAACCTGATCACCGGGCAGATGTTCATCTCCCTGGACTTCTACCCGGGCGCCCCCAAGGTCGCGTTCGACAGGGAGGCTAACCCAATCGTCATTCCTACAATGCCCGGCAGCCTGGAGATGCTGCAGGAGCAGTTGCAGCATTTCGTCGAGCGCATCGGCAAGTTGCCGCTGGAAAGCATTGCCAGCAACCTCGATGGCACCTTGCGTGACCTGCGTGCCAACCTCAAGACATTCAACGGCCAGACGTTGCCTGGGGTGAAAGCCACCCTCGACGACATGCAGAAGACCTTGAAAACGGCCAATGCGACCATTGCCGACGATTCGCCGGAGCGCGAACGGCTGGGCGAAACACTGGACGAACTGGAGCGCATGTCGCGTTCGCTGCGTGACCTGACCGACTACCTGGGGCGCCACCCCGAGTCGCTGATTCAAGGCCGGCCGAAGGCAGCCGGGGCGCAAGACTTGAGACCTTGAAAGTGAAAGGCCAAAGGAGTGTCAGCTGATGCATCGAGTGCGCAACCTGTGTGGGGCCAGCCTGCTGATCTGGCTGAGCGGCTGCAGCAGTACCCCGAACAACTACCATACCCTGGTTCCGGCGCAGCCGGTGCAAGGCGGTGGCCAGCACGTGCAGGTGAGCCGGGTCAGCCTGCCGCCGCAAGTGGACCGCCCGCAACTGGTGGTGCGTCAGGGCAGCAGCGGCCTCGCCATCCTGGAAACGGAGTGGTGGGGCGCCAACCTGGTGGATGAGTTTCGCAGTGCCCTGCAGGACATGCTGGGCGGCCCGGCGCCCGGCACCAGCAGTGTGTTGAGGGTGGATGTGCAGCGCTTCGACAGCGTGCCCGGCCAATACGCCTCGCTCGATACCCTGTGGCGTCTGAAGCGTCCAGGCGAGCCCGAAATTACCTGCCGGACGTCGGTCCAGACCGCCGCCGACAACAGCATCAACAACCTGGTCAACGCCCATCAGGCCAACCTGCGCAAGCTGGCCGAGGCCGTGCGGGCAGCGGCGGCGCCAGGCAGGTCCTGCCCAAGCTCATGAAGCGGGTAAACCAGGGTACGGGGAGCCCGCATGAAGTTACGCACGAGATTGCTCTGGCTGTTCGTACCGCCGCTGCTGCTGGTGTTGTCGCTCGTCTACTTCGCGGCCCAGGGCATGCTGCTGGCGCGGCTGGACAAGCAGGACGAGCGGCTGCTGGTGGCCGAGGCCGAGCGCCTGCGCGCCTTGCTGGGCAACAGCTTCGAGCGTGACGCCAACCGCCTGCGACAATGGGCGCAGGCAGTTCCGGGGGCGGTGCCGTCGGCGTTCCCGCTCGATGCCGCCACGCTGGGCCGTAGTGGCTTCGATTTCATCCTTTACTTCGCCAATGGTGAGCAGCGGGTGAGCTGGCGGCCACTGGACCTGGCGTCGCTGGAGCGCCCGGCCGGAGCGCCGGCACTGAACCTGAAGGCGCTGCATGACGGCGTCGCCCAACAACTGGCGCGCCTGCTGCAGCCTCAGGATGTGGCGCCGCCAGCGCAATTGCTGGCCGTGCTCAGGGTGCCGCTGATTCTGGTGGCCGTGGATACTGCGCGCAGCGGCGACAGGGCCAGCGGTGTGCTGCTGGCGGGA carries:
- a CDS encoding intermembrane transport protein PqiB; translation: MAQASDARNGAGQAEVRTRRWNISLVWIVPILAILVGASLVVRNWLQEGPVISISFRSGEGLVAHKTQVKYRSVVIGEVTTVDLAEDHNSVIVKVQLANDARSFATEGARFWVVRPRIGAGGVSGVDTLLSGSFIGADAGESKASEKNFTGLELPPAITYGEKGKRFLLSAEDLGSLDIGAAIYYRKIPVGEVVSYGLQDDGKGVEIGIFVQSPYDNFVTGDTRFWNASGVDMQIGANGLKVDTESLSSILIGGLAFGSPDFTADVQPAADQTHFQLFADRDAALAPPHGKGQYLQLRFDQSMRGLSVGAPVEFKGVEFGRVTSIKLDYDPVKQIFPVVVDAVIYPQRLGPVHQKMLAVFKHTEGDLNGARQLIGTFVEHGLRAQARSGNLITGQMFISLDFYPGAPKVAFDREANPIVIPTMPGSLEMLQEQLQHFVERIGKLPLESIASNLDGTLRDLRANLKTFNGQTLPGVKATLDDMQKTLKTANATIADDSPERERLGETLDELERMSRSLRDLTDYLGRHPESLIQGRPKAAGAQDLRP
- a CDS encoding PqiC family protein — translated: MHRVRNLCGASLLIWLSGCSSTPNNYHTLVPAQPVQGGGQHVQVSRVSLPPQVDRPQLVVRQGSSGLAILETEWWGANLVDEFRSALQDMLGGPAPGTSSVLRVDVQRFDSVPGQYASLDTLWRLKRPGEPEITCRTSVQTAADNSINNLVNAHQANLRKLAEAVRAAAAPGRSCPSS